The DNA region TCAACAAGCCGGACACCATGGTGGCCGAGCTCGACGGCCCGCTGCTGCTGCTGGTCGACAAGAAGATCTCCAACATCCGCGAACTGCTGCCGGTTCTGGAAGCCGTTGCCAAGTCCGGCCGTCCGCTGCTGATCGTGGCTGAAGACGTCGAAGGCGAAGCCCTGGCCACCCTGGTCGTCAACAACATGCGCGGCATCGTCAAAGTGGCTGCCGTCAAGGCCCCGGGCTTCGGCGACCGCCGCAAGGCCATGCTGCAGGACATCGCCATCCTCACCGGCGGTACCGTCATCTCCGAAGAAGTCGGCCTGAGCCTGGAAAGCGCCACCCTGGAGCACCTGGGCAACGCCAAGCGCGTGGTCCTGAGCAAGGAAAACACCACCATCATCGATGGCGCCGGCCAGCAGGTCGACATCGAGGCGCGTGTTGCCCAGATCCGCAAGCAGGTCGAGGAAACCTCTTCCGACTACGACAAGGAAAAACTGCAGGAGCGCCTGGCCAAGCTGGCTGGCGGTGTTGCCGTGATCAAGGTTGGCGCTGCCACCGAAGTCGAGATGAAAGAGAAGAAAGCCCGCGTTGAAGACGCCCTGCACGCTACCCGCGCTGCAGTGGAAGAAGGCGTGGTTCCTGGCGGTGGCGTAGCCCTGGTTCGCGCCCTGGCTGCCATCAAGGACCTGACCGGTGCCAACGAAGAGCAGACCGCTGGTATCAACATCCTGCGTCGCGCTGTCGAAGCTCCGCTGCGCCAGATCGTCACCAACGCCGGTGACGAGGCCTCCGTGGTTCTGGACAAGGTCAAGCAGGGTTCGGGCAACTACGGCTACGACGCTGCCACCGGCCAGTACGGCGACATGATCGAGTTCGGCATCATCGACCCGGCCAAGGTCACCCGTACCGCGCTGCAAGCCGCTGCTTCCATCGCCGGCCTGATGATCACCACCGAGGCGATCGTTGCCGAGCTGCCGGAAGACAAGGCTGCTCCGGCCATGCCGGACATGGGCGGCATGGGCGGCATGGGCGGCATGATGTAAGCCACCCAGTCCATCCGGTCTGAAAGAAGCCCCGCCTCGTGCGGGGCTTTTTCATGCCTGTGGAAAAGTCGCGGGCCGGGCTCGTCCGATGCGCCCGCTACCTGCTAGGGCGCCAGTTCCGTGGCGCCTTGGGGCGCCTCGTCGGCCTGGGGCGCATAGAGCATCAAGCGGTAGCAGCCGAGGCAGATCAGCCAGTCCAGCAGCGCCGTCCACAGGTTGTGGGAGAGAAAGTGCGCACCCTGCATCATCCTTCCCACCGAGAACAGCCCGCCCAGGGCCAGGGCTCCGACCAGGGCGAGGCGTGCGAGGCGGCGATTGCGGTCGCGCAGGAGGAAGTACAGTGCGAAGAAGGTGAAGCCGCTGCTGGCGTGGCCGCCCGGCCAGCAACGCCCGGGCTTGGCAGTGGGCGCGCGTTCGGCCAGCAGCGGGGTGTAGGTCTCCACGCCGCCATAGCGGGTCAGGTCCCAGGGGCAGTGCACGGCGGTCAGCGCCTTCAGGGGCGTCACGATCGCGGTGGACAGGCCCATCGCCAGGACCAGATAGCCGAGGCGCCTGCGCAGGCCGTACCAGGGGCGATACAGGCAACTGGCGACGAACCCGGCCAGGGCCAGCAGCGCCACCGCGATCACCGCCTGCTTGGCGCGGTCATGCATCACGTCCTCGAGGAAAAAGCTGTGGGCGCCGATGAAGCCTTCTCCAGGCCGGTAGAACAGGTCGGCCAGGGCGAAGTCGAGGCGCGTCGGCTCGATCACCAGCAGGGCGAGGATGATCGCCAGCGGCAGGCCGAGCGCCCAGCCATAGGCGATCGGGCGGGAGGAGAGGGTAGGGGGCATGGGGCGTCTCCGGATTGCATGCGGGGGGATTGTCAGGCGAGGGAATGGGCGTAATCTGCCGTGGCCGTCGTAGTGGCACCGTGAACCGCGGGTGAAAAAACTGTCAAAGACGCCCAGGCCCGGACGGGCATCGATGAGGCGGGGGAACTGCAGATGCGGATTTTGCTGGTGGAAGACAATCGCGACATCCTGGCCAACATGGCCGATTACCTGGAGCTCAAGGGCTACAGCGTCGACTGCGCCCAGGACGGCCTGTCCGGCCTGCACCTGGCGGCCACCGAACACTTCGACCTGATCGTGCTCGACATCATGCTTCCCGGCCTGGATGGCTACGCCCTCTGCCGACGCCTGCGCGAGGAGGCGCGACGCGACACGCCGGTGATCATGCTCACCGCGCGCGATGCACTCGACGATCGGCTGCAGGGGTTCAAGTCCGGGGCCGACGACTACCTGCTCAAACCCTTCGCGCTCTCCGAGCTGTCGGCGCGCATCGAGGCCGTGCTGCGGCGCTCCCAGGGTGGCGGCAAGCGCAGCCTGCAGGTGGGCGATTTGAGCTACGACCTCGACACCCTGGCGGTCAGCCGTGCCGGCAAGCCGCTCAAGCTCAACCCCATCGGCCTCAAGCTGCTGGCCGTGCTGATGCAGAAAAGCCCCCACCTGGTGCGCCGGGAAGCCCTCGAGGAGGCCCTGTGGGGCGACGACTGCCCGGACAGCGACAGCCTGCGCAGCCACATCCACCAGCTGCGCCAGGTGATCGACAAGCCCTTCGGCAGCCCCCTGCTGCACACCCTGCACGGCCTGGGCTATCGCCTGGCGGAGTCGGCCGATGGAGTTTAGGCAGAGCCTCGCGCGGCGCATCGTCATCGCCTTCACCCTGATGACGGCGCTGGTTGGGGGGACCTTCTCGCTGGGCATCATCGAAGTGGTGCACCTGATCGAGGAACAACTGATCTCCCGCGACCTGAACAACGAGCTGGAGCGCATCCTCTACGAGAACCTCGCCAAGGGCCGGGCGCCGAGCCTGGACAGCGATACCCGTTTCTACTTCGGCGAGGGCACCGGCCCCTACGCCCTGCCCGTCGAATACGCCAAGCTGGCGCCGGGCTTCCACGAACTCTTCGAAGGCCAGCTCTCGTTCCACGCCCTGGTGCGGGACATCGACGGCCACCGCTACGTACTGCTGCAGGACCAGAGCGATTTCGAGGACCGCGAGCAGGCGCTCTATGGCGTGGTGCTGGTGGGCTTCATCCTCAGCGTGCTGCTTTCGGCGCTGCTCGGCTGGCTGCTGGCGCGCAAGGTCATCGCACCGGTGGTACGCCTGGCCGGGCAGGTCCGCCATCGCGATCAGCTGCTCGGCCTGGCGCCACCGCTGGCGCCGGACTACACCTCCGACGAAGTGGGCCAGTTGGCCCAGGCGTTCGACGACACCCTCGGGCGGTTGCGCGATGCCCTGACCCGCGAGCGCCTGTTCACCAGCGACGTGAGCCATGAACTGCGCACGCCCCTGATGGTGATCGCCACCTCCTGTGAACTGCTGATGGAAAACGACCACCTCGACGAGCGCTCGCGCCAGCAGGTGCTTCGTATCGGTCGTGCCAGTGAGGAGATGCGCGACCTGGTGCAGACCTTCCTCATGCTCGCCCGTGCCCAGCGCAACGGGGGCGAGATGGTGCCGCAATCCCGGCTCGGCAGCCTGGCGGATGAGCTGGCCAGCCTCTGGCGCGACCCCATCGAGACCAAGGGGTTGCGCTTCGACTACCACCCCGGCGTCACCTCGGAGGTTCTCTACAACGCGGCCTTGCTGCGCTCGGTACTGGGCAACCTGTTGCGCAATGCCCTGCACTACACCGAGTCGGGCCACATCGAGCTGCGTCTGGACGAGCGCGGATTCAGCGTCGAGGACAGCGGGGACGGTATCCCGGAAGAGCAGCGCGAGGCGATGTTCCTGCCCTTCGTGCGGGGCATCGAGCAGCGCGGAGATGGCCTCGGGCTCGGCCTGTCGCTGGTCAAGCGCATCTGCGAAAGCCAGGGCTGGGTGGTTCGCCTGTTGCCATCCGGCTCCGGCGGCTGTCACTTCCGCGTCGACCTCGATGGCGCTGCCTGACAGATTTTTCACATCGGCTTGACGCCGGCATGACGGCTGCCGGCGGAAGCTGATCGTATCCAGGGACCCGAAGGCCTTTAGAGGGTACGGACCTTGCAGTGCTCGGCTCCCATTGCGCCGGGGTAACACTCGCCACGCCCAGGGGGAGGGCGAGCGGAGGGCCGCATGGGGCTTTCAGGGAACCTGGCGCTTTGCGCGCGGTCCCACCGGGGCCTCGCACGTGGGCAATCGGGTTACTCCGGGGGTGATTCCTGTTACCTGGGCGCTGCCGTCGGACTCGACCAGCGGGCGGTGACCAGGCCCGGACGATTAACTGACACGGATTTGCAATGAATCACCGCTAGCCTCGCCCGTCTGCCAACCGACGGTACCGAGGCCGACGGCGCCGCGTGATGCGGCAAACAGGCGGTTGAGAGTGCGCTGCTCCTTAGGGACAAGAGCCGCGAAGAGATGACCAGGCCAGAGCGACATGCCATTCGTCACTTCGAAAAAGCGGACTGTGAACTATTGATCTAGTGTGAAGACACAGCGTTTGGCAGCGCTATCAAGGGGTTGCGATCATGAAGTTAGAAATAACGCGAGCTTTGTTCCTCGTAGGAGCCCTGGGCGTCGCGTCCATCGCCGCGGCGGCTTGGCATGAGCCGTCACCTTCGGTCGTCAGCGTCAATGGCCTCGGCTATTGTCCCCTGCCCCCCAATGCCCGGCACAAGGCCGACGCGGTGCCCGACAGGCAGTTGCTGCTGCTGATGTTCGGGCTTTCCCAGGGCATGGGGCCGCAAGGCTGAGTAGCGTCCCGTAGCCATCCAGGCCCCGCGCATGCGGGGCTTTTCATTTGCGCCGCCGCCGTCATTGCG from Pseudomonas tohonis includes:
- a CDS encoding phosphatase PAP2 family protein; this encodes MPPTLSSRPIAYGWALGLPLAIILALLVIEPTRLDFALADLFYRPGEGFIGAHSFFLEDVMHDRAKQAVIAVALLALAGFVASCLYRPWYGLRRRLGYLVLAMGLSTAIVTPLKALTAVHCPWDLTRYGGVETYTPLLAERAPTAKPGRCWPGGHASSGFTFFALYFLLRDRNRRLARLALVGALALGGLFSVGRMMQGAHFLSHNLWTALLDWLICLGCYRLMLYAPQADEAPQGATELAP
- a CDS encoding response regulator transcription factor: MRILLVEDNRDILANMADYLELKGYSVDCAQDGLSGLHLAATEHFDLIVLDIMLPGLDGYALCRRLREEARRDTPVIMLTARDALDDRLQGFKSGADDYLLKPFALSELSARIEAVLRRSQGGGKRSLQVGDLSYDLDTLAVSRAGKPLKLNPIGLKLLAVLMQKSPHLVRREALEEALWGDDCPDSDSLRSHIHQLRQVIDKPFGSPLLHTLHGLGYRLAESADGV
- a CDS encoding sensor histidine kinase, whose amino-acid sequence is MEFRQSLARRIVIAFTLMTALVGGTFSLGIIEVVHLIEEQLISRDLNNELERILYENLAKGRAPSLDSDTRFYFGEGTGPYALPVEYAKLAPGFHELFEGQLSFHALVRDIDGHRYVLLQDQSDFEDREQALYGVVLVGFILSVLLSALLGWLLARKVIAPVVRLAGQVRHRDQLLGLAPPLAPDYTSDEVGQLAQAFDDTLGRLRDALTRERLFTSDVSHELRTPLMVIATSCELLMENDHLDERSRQQVLRIGRASEEMRDLVQTFLMLARAQRNGGEMVPQSRLGSLADELASLWRDPIETKGLRFDYHPGVTSEVLYNAALLRSVLGNLLRNALHYTESGHIELRLDERGFSVEDSGDGIPEEQREAMFLPFVRGIEQRGDGLGLGLSLVKRICESQGWVVRLLPSGSGGCHFRVDLDGAA
- the groL gene encoding chaperonin GroEL (60 kDa chaperone family; promotes refolding of misfolded polypeptides especially under stressful conditions; forms two stacked rings of heptamers to form a barrel-shaped 14mer; ends can be capped by GroES; misfolded proteins enter the barrel where they are refolded when GroES binds), whose amino-acid sequence is MAAKDVKFGDAARKKLLVGVNTLADAVKATLGPKGRNVVLERSFGAPLITKDGVSVAKEIELKDRIENIGAQLVKDVASKANDAAGDGTTTATVLAQAIVTEGLKSVAAGLNPMDLKRGIDKATAAVVAELKNLSKPCTDTKAIAQVGTISANSDDSIGNIIAEAMEKVGKEGVITVEEGSGLENELSVVEGMQFDRGYLSPYFINKPDTMVAELDGPLLLLVDKKISNIRELLPVLEAVAKSGRPLLIVAEDVEGEALATLVVNNMRGIVKVAAVKAPGFGDRRKAMLQDIAILTGGTVISEEVGLSLESATLEHLGNAKRVVLSKENTTIIDGAGQQVDIEARVAQIRKQVEETSSDYDKEKLQERLAKLAGGVAVIKVGAATEVEMKEKKARVEDALHATRAAVEEGVVPGGGVALVRALAAIKDLTGANEEQTAGINILRRAVEAPLRQIVTNAGDEASVVLDKVKQGSGNYGYDAATGQYGDMIEFGIIDPAKVTRTALQAAASIAGLMITTEAIVAELPEDKAAPAMPDMGGMGGMGGMM